A genome region from Nitrospira sp. includes the following:
- a CDS encoding TVP38/TMEM64 family protein gives MISPQTAMTTPVESSSASKQGGLGKLMLGLVVGLGIAAFFYFDLGRYLSLDGLKSNRDQLLAFTEAHYPVAVAMFVLGYCVVIGLSLPGGAIMTLAGGFLFGSLLGTLYVNVGATVGATLAFLVARYLLREWVEQKFGNRLDGIQQGFASNAFSYLLTLRLIPLFPFFLVNMVSGLTRVSIGTYMAATSLGIIPGSFVFAYAGRQLGTISSLKEIASPNVLIAFTLLGLLALVPILHRKFAGKLI, from the coding sequence ATGATATCGCCCCAAACAGCTATGACTACACCGGTAGAATCGTCCTCCGCCTCGAAACAGGGTGGCCTTGGCAAACTTATGCTGGGGCTCGTGGTTGGACTAGGCATTGCGGCATTTTTCTACTTTGATCTCGGACGGTACCTTTCCCTGGACGGACTCAAGTCCAATCGGGATCAGTTGCTCGCCTTTACAGAAGCTCACTATCCGGTTGCGGTGGCCATGTTTGTGCTTGGCTACTGTGTGGTAATCGGGCTCTCGCTCCCCGGTGGCGCGATCATGACGTTGGCCGGAGGGTTTCTCTTTGGCAGCCTGTTGGGTACGCTGTACGTCAATGTCGGTGCGACCGTGGGCGCGACGCTGGCGTTCCTGGTGGCTCGGTATCTGCTCAGGGAATGGGTGGAGCAGAAATTCGGCAATCGACTGGATGGCATTCAGCAGGGATTTGCCAGTAACGCGTTCAGTTATCTGCTGACGCTGCGGCTGATTCCGTTGTTTCCATTTTTTCTCGTTAATATGGTCTCGGGGCTGACCCGGGTGAGCATCGGCACCTACATGGCTGCCACCTCCCTCGGGATTATTCCGGGCAGTTTTGTGTTCGCTTATGCAGGGCGCCAACTTGGCACGATCAGTTCCCTCAAGGAAATTGCTTCACCCAATGTGTTGATCGCCTTTACACTTCTGGGTCTGTTGGCGCTGGTGCCGATACTCCATAGGAAGTTTGCCGGTAAGTTGATCTAG